A genomic window from Bacillota bacterium includes:
- the tuf gene encoding elongation factor Tu (EF-Tu; promotes GTP-dependent binding of aminoacyl-tRNA to the A-site of ribosomes during protein biosynthesis; when the tRNA anticodon matches the mRNA codon, GTP hydrolysis results; the inactive EF-Tu-GDP leaves the ribosome and release of GDP is promoted by elongation factor Ts; many prokaryotes have two copies of the gene encoding EF-Tu), giving the protein VEMVMPGDNIRMDIELITPIAIEEGLRFAIREGGRTVASGVVTTVVA; this is encoded by the coding sequence GCGTCGAGATGGTGATGCCGGGTGACAACATCCGGATGGATATCGAGCTGATCACCCCGATCGCCATCGAAGAGGGTCTGCGCTTCGCCATCCGCGAGGGTGGGCGGACGGTCGCCTCGGGCGTCGTCACCACCGTCGTCGCCTAA